The genomic DNA GTGCGGTGCGGGTTCTGACTGTGGTCGATGCAAGCGCACCGTGCGGTCGATCATCGCTGCCAGCGCGCAGCGCCGGGATTGCCCCGTCCACGCGGGGCGCTAGCTCACTGCGTCTTGCGCTCGGCGAAGTCCGACAGCGCGTCGGCGTTGGCGACCGACCCGAGCAGCACCTCGAATTTGGCGTACTCGCGTCTGGCGGCTTCGGCGATCGCGTCACGGGTGGGGTCGACGATCGTCTCCTTGACCGCCATGAGGCTCGGGATCGACCGCGAGGCCAGTACCGCGGCGTGACGCCCGGCCTCGGCCATCAGGTCCTCCGGGTCGCACAACTTCCAGGCGAGCCCCATCCGCAGAGCCTCGTCGGCGTCGACCCATTCCGACGACAGCAGCATCCAAGCGGCATTCTGCCGACCGATGAGCCGCGGCAGCAGATAGGACGAGGCCGCCTCGGGGGCAACCCCAAGGCTGGTGAACGGGCACTTCAGCCGTGCATTCGACGCCATGAACACCAGGTCGGCATAGCCGAGGATGGTCGCGCCGATGCCCACCCCCAGCCCGTTGACGGCCAGGATGAGCGGCTTGCGCAGCGCGGTGAGTGCCTCGATCATGCCGGGGAAGCCGTGTTCACCGGACTGGAAGTCCGGATCGGTGATGCGGGCCTGCATCTCGACCAGGTCGTTGCCCGCCGAGAAGGCCCTTCCGGTTCCCGTGAGCACCACGACCGCAACGTCCGGGTCGGCGTCTGCGTCGCGCAACGCCACGGTCGTCGCGTCGTACAGCGCCTCGTTGAACGCGTTGAGCGCCTCCGGCCGGTTCAGGGTGAGGGTACGGACGCCGCCGTCGTCGTCGATCTGCACGAGCACGCTCGCAGCGTAAGCGGCGGCGCCTGCCCGACCGGGGCCGGGTCAGGTGCCGGCGTCCGCCAAGAACGGGCTGCGCAGGAGGTAGCGGCTGGTGGGCACGGTGTCGACGTTCTCGTTGGCGCCGAACGCCGCCGTGCTCGCCATCATCCGGGACATCCGGTCGCTGAGTTCGGCGTCGTCGGCTGCCCCGAAGAAGGCGTGCAGGTCGCGCGTCGCCTCGATGGGGAAGTTCTCCTCCACGATCGCGGACACGTGCGGCGCGTCGGGCGTGAGTGCCCGCACGACGGTGTTCTGGGTGTAGCCGAACGTCGACTGCGTCGCCATGGCGACCGGCGTGTGGTCGACGTGCCACCGGTCGAGCCAGGTCGCGGCGTCGAGGTGCTCGGGCCGGCGCAGCAGTGCGACGTTCGCCAGACCGGGCGTGCGCTCCCCCAACTCGTCGGGCGGAGCCACTGGGACCGACTCGGTGACGAGATACGCTGCGAGACGGTCGCATTCGCGATCGAGAGTGGCGATCGCGGCACGGGTGGGCAGCCCGTAGTACTGCTGGGTCCAGATGGTGACCACCGCGACCACCGGCGGATCGAGCGTCGTGAGCGTCATGAACGAATCGCGCACCGCGTCGTCGCGTACGTTGACGGCGAGCCCGGCCAGGCCGAGGTCGAGGAGCTCCTCGCCGACCTCGCCGCGCAACCGGTCGCACCACGTCTGGTCGGCATCCGGGGTGCGCAGTGTCACGATCAGCTTCTCCACGAATCGAACCTACCGACCGGCAATGATGGGTTGGCAGGCGCGGTCGGGGTAGAAAGGTGGCCGTGATCAAGGGTCTGGCGCTGCGGCCGAGCGTGCCGGACTTCGGTGCGGTCGCGCGGAGCTTGCTGGGCGTGCTCGTGATCGCCGCGATCGGACTGTGGGTCGTGGGTCCGACCGCCGCCATGGCGGCCGCAGGCGCGGCCACCATCGCGGGCGCGACCGCGCTACAGGACAGTCCGCACGGCCGGATCCCGCTCGTGGTCGGGGTGTCGGTGGCCATGGGGCTTGCGGTGCTCGTCGGGGCGTCGACGTCGGCGTACTCGATGCCGTTCATCGCAGTCGTCGCCGTCGGCTGCTTCCTGGCTGGGCTGGCGTGGGCGGCGGGCACGAACCCGGGACTGATCGCAGCGGCGGCCGCCGTGCTGCTCGTCACCGCTCCGCCCGTGCCGCCGACCTGGACGACGGTGTCGGCGTCCGTCCTGCTCGCCGTCGTCGGCGGGCTGGCCCAGGCCGCCTTGATCGGGTTGTGGCCGCGCCGGCGTTGGCGCGTGCAGCGCGAGGCACTGACCCGCGCCTACCGCTCACTGGCCGCGGACGCTCGAGCGCTCGCCGCCGATCCGTCTGGGCACATCGAACAGGAACCGCTGCGGGCGCTGCGCGAGGCCTTCACGTTCACCCACGGCCAGGCCGTGCGGCACCCGCTCGCCTACCGCGCCTGGTACGGCCTGCCGGAGCGGATTGCCGTCACACTGGCCGCGCTGGCCGGGCGGTCGCGCGGCGACAACGGCGTGTCGAGCGTGCTCGCCGCTGCCGCCGACGTGCTCGATGCGGTGTCCCGTCCCACCCGGGCCAACGCGAAGGCGACCGGGTACGCG from Mycolicibacterium arabiense includes the following:
- a CDS encoding (2Fe-2S)-binding protein, with amino-acid sequence MFVCLCTGVTSQVVTDLVAGGASTSRQIADACGAGSDCGRCKRTVRSIIAASAQRRDCPVHAGR
- a CDS encoding enoyl-CoA hydratase/isomerase family protein, with protein sequence MLVQIDDDGGVRTLTLNRPEALNAFNEALYDATTVALRDADADPDVAVVVLTGTGRAFSAGNDLVEMQARITDPDFQSGEHGFPGMIEALTALRKPLILAVNGLGVGIGATILGYADLVFMASNARLKCPFTSLGVAPEAASSYLLPRLIGRQNAAWMLLSSEWVDADEALRMGLAWKLCDPEDLMAEAGRHAAVLASRSIPSLMAVKETIVDPTRDAIAEAARREYAKFEVLLGSVANADALSDFAERKTQ